Part of the Taeniopygia guttata chromosome 30, bTaeGut7.mat, whole genome shotgun sequence genome is shown below.
atctgcctctgaaacactggggctctgagctttccttcctaatcaaaagaactcttcttcctgtccaggcacccacagccaaaattgagattccacctccaaaatgccctgtgtccaaggacAGCCCCTAGACGAAAGGTACCAGGAGAGACAGgcctggctggcttggcctaagggtgcccacctctcatcttcttccagaacactttgactttgcacttctctttcctataggaaaaaGCATTCATCCTGTCTAGGcgcccatggccaaaactggaattccacctccaaaactccatACAGCCAAGGATCGCTCCCAAGTGAAAtcagccaggacagacaggtctggctgcccttggacCCTTGGGGGctgcctctcacctgccttGAAACACTTGGTTTCAGTGAGTTCCTTCCTACAGAAAAGAACCCTTCTTCTTACCTATGCAGtaatggccaaaactgggattccacctcccaaattccctatatccaagggttgctttcagacaaaagctaccaagACAGAGAGGTCTGGCTGGCATAGGCCTCTGGTGGCCGCCTTTGATCTGCCCCTCAAACACTGGTATTCAGTCCATCTTTCCAGTGCAAAGAATCATCCTTCTCCTCTGGATGTCTATGTCTGAAATTGGGGATccacccccaaaattctctatatccaagggttcctcccagccaaaatctgccagtgccatcaagcctggctggccttggcctctggtggctgcccctgccacactggggctcggttctttccttcccatggagatcactgacactgtgggcacctcatggaaccaaggggatcattgtggcaccactggagcccatggaaccaaggggccatggtgacaccgcggggcttcatggacccagagaccattatgactctgtggggcctgatggaaccatggagaccattgggacccttcagggcctggtgtcaccaagggggcattgtgacacctcagggcctcctggaagcaagggacaattgggacactgtggggccccatggaagtgagggaacatggaacaggtctggctggcttggcctcccaggggccacctgacaggtctggctgatcttgggatgccaagggctgcctctcatcagctcctggagcacagggggTCCGTGCTTTCCTTTCTATggaacttttcctcttttcagatgctcattgccaaaactgatattctccctaaaaaattcctatatgcaagggtatgtctcagaacaaaatctggcagctctggttggcctctggtggtcacctctcatcccTCCAGGAAACATTGGCGCTCTCTTCCTTCATTCCTCTGGAAAAGAACTGGCTTTCATGTCCAGggcccatggccaaaattagaagtTGGCCTCCCAATTTCCatatatccaaggattgctcccagacaaaagtagccaggacagacaggttaGGCTGGTCCTGTCCTCTGGTGTTTTTCTTAGACTCTGAgctaaatgttttcatttgaaaacaccttggagagggcccagagatctcccaaggAGGGGTTCTGAGGCCTCAGGCACATGACCACTACATGtggacaaaggagctctgtgctctgtgccgctgtggtggttttgcatcacagaagtgatgtcctgagagaagctgctagcagtttcctccgtgtctgacaaaaaaaaaacaatcagtaattagctttgagagcTGACAATCTGCTAAACCACTAAGGAAACTGCAGACGCCTCTGTGCAGATCcaagttgaagatgagaaagcctggctgggtctctctcccTTCTGGCCCCAGAGAGGTGCcaaggccggcccagccccATCTCAGccttctggcctggctgctgagatcctggccctgccccagcgcggcccagcctgacacagccccagcgcagccgctgcagaaacctccatgggaaaacagctccagccgcaaggaccgagcccggccgggctcacggaaccatctacagccccgggcagatattgactctgccagtgctgccatcccccctccagtgagagaaaaggacacagggcaggcacacagaggagcaacatgaacccactgaggtcagtgaagaggaagttgagtcccagatgggagggatgaggagatgcccccttgatcttggggctgaaatcctctggtaaagctatggagaaggatgtcattgatacatcagattctctttttccctataatgctttgaaaagtatggggagatgacttgttcagcaaaggcctccatgctaaagcaAGCAAATATTGCaatagctgtgatcccatgagaagtttgaaaagaaagactgaTGAGGCCCTgagccctcagggagagaacacatctgttcccagagatgaagatgatttcagaaatacGTGAAGtgaacctttgctcttaaacagctcatcttGAAACCAATACCCAATAAGttgacatggcccataaacacagctgtgggaaaagctgtgaaaaaatgggagggacTTGGCAATTCCAGATTTTTATGGGCAACTGCTATTTGTGGAAGTGAAAAACCATGATATAACTTCTTTATTGTGGATAAGTCTCCAAACATTAACAAGAGGAACTTTTCTCCCTGTTAGCTGACAGAAAGTTTTACGTTTGgtctctttacattgtcagtttgtatggagaggggaagtgttctgaaagttttgttctgattctTTTTACTCTTCCTTTTAGTTACcgttaataaacttttcttaacaaaacttttcttttaaagttctgagcctactttgcctttctcctaatcgTATCTCAGAGCATTAAATGAGTAAGCgtattctagtgagtgcactggtaattaagcaacactgaacccaccacactaattaatgcattggctgagaaatctcaaattgatgaaccaaaaccactacagaaacttcctgatgaactgcacgagagcagagggaaatctaggcagagccatggtttgtcagaacttgttgatcctaatgagccccatggtgcatttggaactgagccctggaacctcagggcctgagaggagattgcacaaacctttccaggagtcaaagtCAAACGAAAAATACCCAAAGTGTCTCAAGGCATTAATGGgacccactgaggtccatccccacACAGGGTCCTCATAgactccttggaggagagaactggaggccaggatggcacaaaaacctctccgATGcactcagtgtggaaaggagaatccaaagtaccttaaaaactttgagtatctcaaagcattaatgagccgcactgagtgttgttcctgacaaagcctctccagggactaattacagcaaaTAATTGGAGGCCATAATTGCAGAAGCCTCTCAGAGACTTCAAGGCAAAAGCcaaagccaaagtcctttgaacaacctgcagtccctgggagcatgaaggagcccccagggccattcctgaccaaggctccccagggactccttccagcagatccttgcggccactgggatgtgggctaggggggggATGttgagggcaggaccagggggtgacagtgcccagcctggctggggctgtgccaggaggccccagggcctcaggacaaggtgtctcctcccagcccttggtggcacagaccctgctgtgccccagggcaccaagacttggcttctctttgtccccacctgtcatcagtgcctccagttctctgccctgcctggggcctggggacactttctcagtcgtgtccctcagtgggacccattaaaagtccaagaaactttggagttggattctgacttggagttctggagaggtttctgcagctccctctcagggcctgatgttcagggcctgagcacaaagccccagtgggtcattaaagtccttgtgctgtgtctgtgctgctgagctgggccgggctcctggcacagagggtgatcctggcaaccaagcagagcttcaaaagcacatttctctcgtgagcagctcttctcccagcccagcagggctggggcactgcctgcagccagcccgggcacagcacagaggcacagagagcttcaatcagtcagggctgggaaggggctgagaagtgcctggggcagaatcactgccagcccttggcacaggaacctctggctgcaggacaatgcagctgcagctcctggagtgatctcctaaagctggaacatcccaatgcccacagaccctgtgagtgcattctctgctcatctcctgtgcagagcagccaggggtgcccagggctgtcctgcagagcagggtcctgcagcccagggcgctgtgctgggccagggactctgctgcctgccagggacagctctcagccggccctggagctgctcccagcgctggccaggagctgtggggggaaggagccaccctgagcagggcaggtgctgctgctgagaggggctgggtggggcagggctgctcccagctccagaccagcctgggcacagctccggagggcacttcccaaagaaggtaagcctgggattgctgtaaaggtcaggagcttccctgagagtgttttcaatttcctgcttggagcaggatgggaaagctggggtgATGACAataagatttttgcttttcatatatttgtagctCTGTAAATTACTATGATATAATTATAAATCTATAATCCTTAGTTGACACTATTAAACTCTTATTTAACTCTATAAAATTTCTATTAGTACTCATATTACTGCAATCCTTGATTGACTTAAGTATCTCTTAGTTTTTCAAACAATATGCTGTCTAAATATATTCCTGAATTACTGGATAGTCTTATTTTCAGGAAGCGGACATTATAATcaggaagaagaacattttcatttttgaccACAATGTGAGCAGTCATAACAAAAACGTACAAAAAAGCCCTTGGAATTACTCCAATGGTTTGAGCCGGGGGTGTGTAACTGGGGTAACTGAATCTCCTGTtggatgttcctgttaaatatcctaattatcAACCTTAATGAATTGCTGAAATCAGGGGCTGGGCATGTTccatccccactgggacacctgaaagcttccaataaaggtctggttttgACTTTATTCTTCCACCACTGTTGCAAGggactttttctcttttgattatagACAACAttgggatgagagaagcagaacaggaattgtaatcccagaatgacagaacattctgagcagaaagagaaatacaggatcatcaaaggaatgtttgaacatttacagagactccaaaactgtgactttgggtggtcagtctctctgctgggagcctcccaaagggccttcagccactcctcatccctggacagcagcagtgtcacctttgcagagcccagctcctaAATATCCAGGAttgtccctctgccacattgccacaaacccagggcagcagggcagggatggctcctcgagagcccccacgcacaggcctggctgctcctggcacactcagccagcacaactggagctcaggcagggacctgggtgaaggttttcccagagcaggaacaagggtgggtgagtcccagcaggacaggctgcagggaatggcccaagtctggctccaagcagcctctcctgacttgtcactgtcctttctccatgaacaggtgcccatgtgcagccacagcaaatgtccaacagcagctccatcagccacttcctcctgctggcactggcagacacgcggcagctgcagctcctgcacttctgcctcttcctgggcatctccctggctgccctcctgggcaacggcctcatcatcagcgccgtagcctgcggccaccacctgcacacgcccatgttcttcttcctgctcaacctggccctcagcgacctgggctccatctgcaccactgtccccaaagccctgcacaattccctctgggacaccagggaaaTCTCCTACaaaggatgtgctgctcagctctttttcttcatgttcttCATCTCAGCAGAATTTTatctcctgaccatcatgtgctatgaccgctacgtgtccatctgcaaacccctgcactacgggaccctcctgggcagcagagcttgtgcccacatggcagcagctgcctgggccagtggcTTTCTCTAttcactgctgcacacagcaaatacattttccctgcccctgtgccacgGCAATGCACTGGGAcatttcttctgtgaaatcccacagatcctcaagctctcctgctccaaatcctatctcaggAAATTTGGGCTTTTTCTTATTAGTGTGTGTTTggcattttgttgttttgtgttcattgttttctcctatgtgcagattttcagggctgtgctgaggatcccctctgagcagggacggcacaaagccttttccacctgcctccctcacctggctgtggtctctctgtttATCAGCACTGGTGTAGTTACCTACCTAAAGCCCCCctcgatgtcctccccatccctggatctggccctgtcagttctgtactcggtggtgcctccagccctgaaccccctcatctacagcctgaggaaccaggagctcaaggctgcagtgtggagactgatgactggatgctttcagaaacattaaactgctggccaatttctgcaaatcccTTGTAATAAAAGTTGTCTTTTGTATTTCTTGTTGGTTTAAttatggagatttttttcctttgttgttattttttcatgttttccacaataaatgtcatttttggtgccatttcttattttgtttttttccaccttccctATTGCAACAcactgtgtcaatgaggggctgcactctTGGTGGCTTTgaaggaactaaaggatctcccagAAGAGTTtcctgcagagatgcccttttgctgccttctctggagctgcagcagcaatgtctgtgtgcagagctggggcagatcagtgctggcacagcagctctgctcctgctggtcacacaattcctgatccaggccaggagccattggccttcttggccacctgggcacacggctggctcatgtccagcctgctgtccatcagtccctgcaggtccctttctgcctggctgctgtccagccactctgtccccagcctgtagtgctgcaggggttgttgtggccaaagtgcaggacccggcacttggacttgttaaacctcaccttgttggatttgggccctggatccagcgtttccagggccctgtgcagagccctcctaccctccagcagatccacacccacatccagcttggtgtcatctgcaaagatgtccttggttccatgtgtcccttcagtgtcacaatgtccctttggttgcaccaggccctgcactgtcacactggtctccttggttccatggggccccaaaatgtgacaatggactccttggttccatggggcttcacagtgtcacaatgttctcgttggtgccgcagtttcacagtggcccctcggttccatggggccccagggtgtcacaaaggccccatggttacatgaggtcccacactgtcacaatgctctctgtgcttccacaagtcccctcagtgtcacaatggattccttgtttccatgaggccacacagtgtcacaagggccttccagattcctggaggccccagagtgtcacagtggccccttggttacacaaggtcctgcagtgtcacaatgtccccttggttccatgaggccccacagtgtcagaagggccccttggttcccctggccctggactctcccagtgctctccttggtttcgcagtgtcacagtggtgaaacccctcggttacacgaggccccgcagtgtcaccatggcctctgtggttccaccaggacccagtgtcacggggactccctggttccattgggccccagagcacccaatggagccctggttctatggggctgcacagtgtcaccatggtcctcttagttccaccaggccctgcagggtcacaatggccccagagtgtcccaatcatcacagaatgacagaatcaaataggctggaaaagacctttgggatcaccaagtccaaccaatgccctaataccgccttgtgacccagaccatgccactgagtgtcactggagagggacagtgactcttccacctcccccctggcctgaCCCTTCcaatgcccactcaccctttctgtgaagaacttcttcctcttgtccagcctaaacctcccctggtgcagctgaaggctgtgtcttcttgtcctgccctccagcagatccacactcacacccagcttggtgtcacctgcaaatttggggatggtgggctcgatcccctcccccagatcatcggtgaagatgttaaacggggctgggcccaacacagatccctggggacagcaccagggactggacaccagctgggtgcagcaccatccccacccctctctgggcccagcctccagccagctcttccatctcccagccaggagggaacctgcccaagccgtgagctgcagcttttccagggaatgctgtcagagacagtgtccaaggctttgctgaattccagatggacacatccacagcctttcccacatccacaggtgggtcacctggttataaaaggagatcagggtgctcaggcaggacctgcccctcttaaatccacgctggcttgctctgacccctcggccatcctgtgggtgccctgtggtggcactcaaggtgatctgttccataaccttgccgggcaccgaggtcaggctgacaggcctggagttccctaatcctccttccagcccttcttggggatgggctcacactggcacctccagtgctctgggacctccctggtgagccaggactgatggtaaatgatggggagcagcttggggagctcatccaccagctccctcatccccctaggcTAGATTCCATCCCATGCACCTGTGAGAATCTGAGTGCTTCAGCTCCTCACCaactgcttcctcctggataacagggggctgttctgctccctgtccccatctaccagctcaggagaacacTTGTCCTAAGGACAACCTGTGTACTTGTtgaaaattgagacaaacaagGTGTAAAATCGTttagccttttccttctctttagtTACTTTATCTTTAGTTCCCTGTGTAGGAGCTGAGCTTGTGACCCCTTTATCTTTAGTTGTATTCTCCACTGCATCCAATAAAGAATAGagattctccttctccctgcctttgctacaaaattttatgtaaaacttttttttttttttacagaaatcaacAGGTTAAGTTTATTTGAGCTTTCACCTCTCTAATTGTCTTTCTGCATAGCCTAAGGGCATTGTAAAACACTTCCTGTGTTgccactccttttttcctctgagttcccaggaaagctgtatgggcagccaggacagtaattttcatcactagctcatcttttgccacactgggataggcagctccttccccattAAGACAGCTTTCTTGAAATATGTTCATCCTTCCTAAACCCCTTCCTTTTTAAgggcagcttttgtttaaaatatcagtacCTGATTCAGTACTCCCCAAATCAGAATCCTAAAAAGaccaaagtctgcccttcctaattccagtgcAGAAGATTTGttgctgccctctgcagagcttcctgccctccagcacagccacactcccaccagcttggtgtcacctgggaACTGACCGAGGCTGCCCTCTGTCCCCTtgtccagatcagcaataaagagatgtaAATGGCCGGGCCAAAGTCTCCAGTTCTGGGGATGcccctggatgtgactccattcctcagctgctctgagtgccagggcttggatggcggaaatggtggggtgggggcagggacagagtctGATGGATTGTGAGCCAtaaagggtcttgattttcatatctattccaactgcatgaggaggcacttggattcagtgtcaattggagatttcacacatcaatttattaggagtaaaaaaaaactaaacaggacctgaagaaatattttttcactgtccttttaaatatagtgtaatcaaccacaagagattttaaaacttaaatgattcccagggcttggcttgttaaggtgttctgaatgttaatgagccctggggcactgaattcctgcactgaagagctgaaggagttttggaggaggaatcccaattttggccatggaaccCTGGAGgaggacagttctctcccataggaagaaaagcccagagccccagggcttcagggcagaagagaagcagccctcaacatgccaaggtggtcaggtggtccccaggaggcccagccagccagacctgttccatgttcccttggttccatggaccccacagtgtcacaatggtctccttggttccatcaggccctggagtgtcacaatgttccccttgtttctgcagtgccacaatggccccgtgcttccatgaggccttgcagtgtcacaatggcttcgtggttccacagagccctgatgtgtcacaatggcccctgggctccgtgtgccctcgctgtgtcacagcggctcctctgtgacactgcggctgcacaaggtcaccatggacccttggttccctGTGGTTCTGTAGTGCCACcatggtgtccttggacccacattgtcacaactgacccacggttccatgaggttctgcagtgtcactggagcagtcagaggccctgcaaggcctccctggcggtcactcacctaagataagaaatgcctaagtcacagtgactggaccaaagaagcccctcttctgcattcagacccttcttacCTCTCTGTAAGGCTATTGGTGtattctcctcaaacctgggaactggacaatttccaacaccccagtaccctatataaacacccatttctgcccagtttggcagaagaactgtcactgcatcccttcagaggagctggcaataaaggacatcgctgtggaaccgcatacagccttttcctctctctatccctgtgtgtctgccagaggcgcttgtgagcacagagcgaaatcactgagaactgaactcacagagctgaaatcaccccaGAGGTGCTcactaagttgcctgtggctgggagctgagccgagggacccagacaggctgagcctgacagcgcagcgctatccggacacccacggcagcggcagcccgggggtcagatggacccctgggaccccaggctgcattaacctggagtgactgggatcacagaggaaccataaaggaagttactgcaataatactgggactatctgggagtgactggaatcatactgggagtgactggaatcatactgggtgacttggagtgactgggaccttactgggggcaaatggtaatgtaatgagagtgactgggttcatactgggatcatactgggaaggactggaaccatactaggagtgcctggaactattataggggtgaatgggaacacctgggaacatgctgggatcatgctgggatcacactgggagtgaccgggatgatactgggatcacactgagtgtaactggaagtgacagggaccatactgggggtgactgggagccacagggcccatgctgggagtggcctggggggagctgggggaactggcccagctggggctcagggttgttctcccccagggctgcctgggtcctgctgccacccctggcATCACAGAGccgagggacaggggacagctgagggacaggggacagggacagggcacagccaagGGACACGGCCTGgctgagggacactgagccccagcactttgggctgtttcccttgggctcccagcacaggcccaggggcagaatcccctc
Proteins encoded:
- the LOC116807563 gene encoding olfactory receptor 14A16-like; the encoded protein is MSNSSSISHFLLLALADTRQLQLLHFCLFLGISLAALLGNGLIISAVACGHHLHTPMFFFLLNLALSDLGSICTTVPKALHNSLWDTREISYKGCAAQLFFFMFFISAEFYLLTIMCYDRYVSICKPLHYGTLLGSRACAHMAAAAWASGFLYSLLHTANTFSLPLCHGNALGHFFCEIPQILKLSCSKSYLRKFGLFLISVCLAFCCFVFIVFSYVQIFRAVLRIPSEQGRHKAFSTCLPHLAVVSLFISTGVVTYLKPPSMSSPSLDLALSVLYSVVPPALNPLIYSLRNQELKAAVWRLMTGCFQKH